Proteins from a genomic interval of Salinarchaeum sp. Harcht-Bsk1:
- a CDS encoding ATP-binding protein: MTVVIGRETDGDAAPTASLGQYRALDGSEGAAVELDLDRPHAALVVGKRGYGKSYTLGVLAEELARTAGVAPVLIDPMGVFDSLADGRQDPPVEVDVVPAPTVAPSMLDPRAWCALLGLSPESGAGALVWQAARDATTLGDMQSAVESSDAPADDCLAAANHLALAEEWCVFDPDGLDRRLLGTAEATVIDVSGLDAAPMNAVVRGVAEGLYRARVDESIERLPWLAIDEAHTFFEGVAQSALETILTRGRAPGVSLVLATQRPGVIPEVAISQSDLLLAHRLTDERGLAALEDAQPTYLSGTLEERLPTEPGEVLAIDDATESVHALHVRERETPHGGESPRSSETTPAQ; this comes from the coding sequence GTGACAGTCGTCATCGGTCGTGAGACGGACGGAGACGCTGCACCCACCGCGTCGCTGGGCCAGTACCGAGCCCTCGACGGCAGCGAGGGCGCCGCTGTCGAACTCGACCTCGATCGGCCCCACGCGGCACTGGTCGTCGGCAAGCGCGGGTACGGGAAGTCCTACACGCTGGGCGTGCTCGCGGAGGAACTCGCGCGGACGGCCGGCGTCGCACCGGTCCTGATCGACCCCATGGGCGTCTTCGACAGCCTCGCCGACGGGAGGCAGGATCCGCCAGTCGAGGTCGACGTCGTCCCGGCGCCGACGGTTGCTCCGTCGATGCTCGATCCGAGAGCCTGGTGTGCGCTGCTCGGCCTGTCTCCAGAGAGCGGCGCGGGCGCACTGGTCTGGCAGGCGGCCCGCGACGCGACGACGCTCGGCGACATGCAATCCGCAGTCGAGTCGTCCGACGCGCCCGCAGACGACTGCCTCGCTGCCGCGAATCACCTCGCACTCGCCGAGGAGTGGTGCGTGTTCGATCCCGACGGCCTCGACCGACGACTCCTCGGGACCGCCGAGGCCACCGTGATCGACGTCTCCGGCCTCGACGCGGCTCCGATGAACGCCGTCGTCCGCGGCGTCGCGGAGGGGCTCTACCGCGCTCGGGTCGACGAGTCGATCGAGCGCCTGCCGTGGCTGGCGATCGACGAGGCGCACACGTTCTTCGAGGGAGTCGCTCAGTCTGCCCTCGAGACGATCCTCACGCGTGGTCGGGCACCGGGGGTGAGCCTGGTCCTGGCGACGCAGCGGCCTGGCGTGATTCCGGAGGTCGCGATCTCGCAGTCGGATCTCCTGCTCGCACATCGGCTGACCGACGAACGGGGGCTGGCCGCGCTCGAGGACGCCCAGCCGACCTACCTCTCGGGGACCCTCGAAGAACGCCTCCCCACGGAACCGGGCGAGGTGCTCGCGATCGACGACGCCACCGAGAGCGTCCACGCGCTGCACGTTCGGGAACGGGAGACGCCACACGGCGGCGAATCGCCGCGATCGAGCGAGACGACACCCGCGCAGTAA
- a CDS encoding RND family transporter — translation MMDRVERFTKLVSRHSKWLIVGILLLTVVMAGGMGQVSQESDLNQFSFGSDAEQAQDYVDANFTAADENTTNVQIIFREDGGDVLTKESLVREIELQQELLEDEEIRSTLADQSFRGLSNVVAQTAIAQQRNQTVGPGGVDATLEEQRQALASMNEEEIDAMLAGLLGENGGQSAAFAFVPRDFEAGSTSADARAMFVTQRTTADTGPEGQTPENITDSQLRMDEIVDDRYGDNAFTFGSGIVNDEINRSMSDSMAIVLPLALLFVVLVLTIAYRDLLDILLGVSGIFLVLIWTFGFMGWTGITFNQIMIAVPVLLVGLSIDYAIHVFMRHREQRNDPDEAGPDTATDTRGAMEVVLMGLGAALLWVTITAMIGFLSNLVSPLPPIQDFGLASAFGIASTLLIYGTFVPALKVEIDEFLEGRGWDRRKQAFGTGGGRFSEVLAGGKTLARRTPWAVVAFALLLTVGGVYGATQVDTSFQQEDFLADDPPGWMDSLPEPFAPGEYQIKQQLDFVDERFSRDQQTEILIRGDVTDPATLERMAAVQEDAAQRDSLVTLPNGRAAVESPLTGMQALADANEQFNASFTAADTDGDGVPERNLRQLYDAYYAAAPGEAAGTLQLTEDGEYAAARMTFTVSGEETTSTTASDTRDLADTFEGSPATATATGQIVVFDVIEQELFSTVIQTLIVTFIAVFAFLMLAYRFVHGSALLGAVTLLPILLTVTWILGSMYLLGVPFNVITGTITSLTIGLGVAYNIHISERYQLEIDRGQDAWTAMHRAVTGTGGALLGSAGTTIGGFGVLAFAILPALQQFGIITGLTIAYAFLGSVFVLPSFLVLWTRYLGPSETLERDAAPSGNTAAPADE, via the coding sequence ATGATGGACAGGGTCGAACGCTTCACCAAACTCGTCTCCCGGCACAGCAAGTGGCTCATCGTCGGGATCCTACTGCTCACGGTGGTCATGGCCGGCGGAATGGGTCAGGTCAGCCAGGAATCCGACCTGAACCAGTTCAGCTTCGGCTCGGACGCCGAGCAGGCACAGGACTACGTCGACGCGAACTTCACCGCGGCGGACGAGAACACCACCAACGTCCAGATCATCTTCCGCGAGGACGGTGGCGACGTCTTGACAAAGGAATCCCTCGTCCGGGAGATCGAACTCCAGCAAGAACTTCTCGAGGACGAGGAGATCAGGTCGACGCTCGCGGACCAGTCGTTCCGCGGGCTGTCGAACGTCGTCGCCCAGACCGCCATCGCCCAGCAGCGCAACCAGACCGTGGGCCCGGGCGGCGTCGACGCCACACTCGAGGAACAACGCCAGGCACTCGCGTCGATGAACGAGGAGGAGATCGACGCTATGCTCGCCGGGCTGCTCGGCGAGAACGGCGGCCAGAGCGCCGCGTTCGCGTTCGTCCCCCGTGACTTCGAGGCGGGATCGACCAGCGCCGACGCCCGCGCCATGTTCGTGACCCAGCGTACGACGGCTGATACGGGTCCGGAAGGACAGACGCCGGAGAACATCACCGATTCCCAGCTCCGGATGGACGAGATCGTCGACGACCGGTACGGGGACAACGCGTTCACGTTCGGCTCCGGAATCGTCAACGACGAGATCAACCGCTCGATGAGCGACAGCATGGCGATCGTGCTTCCGCTGGCGCTGTTGTTCGTCGTCCTGGTGCTGACGATCGCCTACCGCGACCTGCTGGACATCCTGCTGGGCGTCTCGGGTATCTTCCTCGTGTTGATCTGGACGTTCGGCTTCATGGGCTGGACCGGGATCACCTTCAACCAGATCATGATCGCGGTGCCCGTGTTGCTGGTCGGGCTCTCCATCGACTACGCGATCCACGTGTTCATGCGTCACCGGGAGCAACGGAACGATCCCGACGAGGCGGGCCCCGACACCGCGACCGACACCCGGGGCGCCATGGAGGTCGTGCTCATGGGACTCGGCGCGGCGCTCCTGTGGGTGACGATCACCGCGATGATCGGCTTCCTCTCGAACCTCGTGAGCCCGCTGCCGCCGATTCAGGACTTCGGGCTCGCGAGCGCGTTCGGGATCGCTTCGACCCTCCTGATCTACGGAACCTTCGTCCCGGCGTTGAAGGTCGAGATCGACGAATTCCTCGAGGGACGTGGCTGGGACCGACGCAAGCAGGCCTTCGGCACCGGCGGCGGCCGGTTCTCCGAGGTCCTCGCCGGCGGCAAGACCCTCGCACGACGCACGCCCTGGGCGGTCGTCGCGTTCGCCCTCCTGTTGACCGTGGGTGGCGTCTACGGCGCCACGCAGGTCGACACCTCCTTCCAGCAGGAGGACTTCCTCGCCGACGATCCGCCGGGCTGGATGGACTCGCTGCCCGAGCCGTTCGCGCCCGGGGAGTACCAGATCAAACAGCAACTGGACTTCGTCGACGAGCGGTTCAGCCGCGACCAGCAGACGGAGATACTCATACGCGGTGACGTGACCGACCCAGCGACGCTGGAACGGATGGCCGCCGTCCAGGAGGACGCCGCACAGCGAGACTCGCTGGTGACCCTGCCCAACGGGCGGGCGGCTGTCGAGAGCCCACTGACCGGCATGCAGGCACTCGCCGACGCCAACGAGCAGTTCAACGCGAGTTTCACTGCCGCCGACACCGACGGCGACGGCGTCCCCGAGCGCAACCTGCGGCAGCTCTACGACGCTTACTACGCTGCGGCACCCGGCGAGGCCGCCGGTACGCTCCAATTGACCGAGGACGGCGAGTACGCTGCAGCCCGGATGACGTTCACGGTGAGCGGCGAGGAAACGACCTCGACGACCGCCTCGGACACCCGGGACCTCGCAGACACCTTCGAGGGATCGCCAGCGACCGCGACCGCAACCGGGCAGATCGTGGTCTTCGACGTCATCGAGCAGGAGCTGTTCAGCACGGTGATCCAGACCTTGATCGTGACGTTCATCGCCGTGTTCGCGTTCCTGATGCTCGCCTACCGGTTCGTGCACGGGAGCGCGCTGCTCGGTGCAGTCACGTTGCTCCCGATCCTCCTGACGGTCACCTGGATCCTCGGGTCGATGTACCTGCTCGGCGTCCCGTTCAACGTCATCACGGGGACGATCACGAGCCTCACCATCGGCCTCGGCGTGGCCTACAACATCCACATTAGCGAGCGATACCAGCTCGAGATCGACCGCGGGCAGGACGCCTGGACGGCGATGCACCGTGCAGTGACGGGGACCGGCGGCGCGTTGCTGGGCAGCGCCGGGACGACGATCGGCGGCTTCGGCGTGCTGGCGTTCGCGATCCTCCCAGCGCTCCAGCAGTTCGGGATCATCACCGGACTCACCATCGCCTACGCGTTCCTCGGGAGCGTGTTCGTGCTCCCGAGCTTCCTGGTGCTCTGGACCCGGTACCTCGGGCCCTCGGAGACCCTGGAGCGGGACGCCGCACCGAGCGGGAACACGGCAGCACCGGCCGACGAGTGA
- a CDS encoding TrmB family transcriptional regulator, which translates to MTDPITALQRLGLSKYEAEVFVALQQVDSATASEIDELADVPRSQVYGAAEDLEERGLVDVEHASPKRYRAVSLEEAREQLRRDFEREQEQAFDALAELEGNFAGGEERQEAIWTVRGRQKIDARVESFLDDAESSVSFGTEAALLDEPTVAALLDASERADVTILSADRSVLEAFEGTGVETVELPDEFDQNGDPRGRLVVVDDRTVLLSVVRPDGEETAFWSSETDFAEWLIRLIDTHFGSHAEV; encoded by the coding sequence ATGACCGACCCGATCACGGCGCTCCAGCGGCTCGGCCTCTCGAAGTACGAGGCGGAGGTGTTCGTCGCCCTCCAGCAGGTCGACAGCGCGACTGCCAGCGAAATCGACGAACTGGCGGACGTCCCGCGTTCGCAGGTCTACGGTGCCGCGGAGGACCTCGAAGAGCGCGGACTCGTCGACGTCGAGCACGCCTCGCCCAAGCGCTACCGCGCCGTCTCCCTCGAGGAGGCTCGCGAACAGCTCCGCCGGGACTTCGAGCGCGAGCAAGAGCAGGCCTTCGACGCGCTCGCAGAACTCGAAGGGAACTTCGCCGGTGGCGAGGAGCGACAGGAGGCGATCTGGACGGTCAGGGGTCGGCAAAAGATCGACGCGCGGGTCGAATCGTTCCTCGACGACGCCGAGTCGTCCGTGAGCTTCGGTACGGAGGCGGCACTCCTGGACGAACCCACCGTCGCCGCACTCCTCGACGCCTCTGAGCGAGCGGACGTGACGATCCTGAGCGCGGATCGGTCCGTGCTCGAGGCGTTCGAGGGAACCGGCGTCGAGACCGTCGAACTCCCCGACGAGTTCGATCAGAACGGAGATCCGCGCGGTCGCCTGGTCGTCGTCGACGATCGCACGGTGTTACTCTCGGTCGTCCGCCCCGACGGCGAGGAGACCGCCTTCTGGAGCTCCGAGACGGACTTCGCGGAGTGGCTCATCCGCCTGATCGACACCCACTTCGGCTCCCACGCCGAGGTCTGA
- the purH gene encoding bifunctional phosphoribosylaminoimidazolecarboxamide formyltransferase/IMP cyclohydrolase has protein sequence MTRIAGLASNRGRNLINVHERSPGGAELGVVVSNDADAPILEKAADRGIPTAVVEREAGESRSSHEERINDVLADHDYDLVCLDGYMRILTDTFLDAQPTTLNVHPALLPSFPGMDAWSDALDAGVDLTGCTVHVVTDATDEDDEVVEELVDAGPIVTQEPVPVYEGDEEDDLKERVLYEGEFAAYPRAVKWFAEDRVEVDREAGTVSTPGNTDEQLPLRFLATGDRAADLRYGENPHQDAALYADYTCEEATVVGAPQLNEGAKACSYNNYNDADAALGLVKEFDEPAAAVIKHTNPAGAAVADTLADAYRDALSTDAKSAFGGIVALNRECDAETAAEITDSFKEVVVAPGYTDDALDELFEKDNLRVLDVGSLDAPTEQFTEKRLAGGRLVQERDTQAPTAEDLEVVTEAEPTDEQIESMQFAWQTIKHVKSNAILFATGTETVGVGAGQVSRVDAVEIAKMKAENDAEGKSAEGAVMASDAFFPFPDAVEAAAEAGIEAIVQPGGSVNDDDVIAAADEHDVAMVFTGSRAFRHD, from the coding sequence ATGACGCGCATTGCGGGCCTCGCGAGCAATCGGGGGCGCAACCTGATCAACGTACACGAACGATCACCGGGCGGTGCGGAACTGGGCGTCGTGGTGAGCAACGACGCCGACGCGCCGATCCTCGAGAAGGCCGCCGACCGCGGAATCCCGACGGCTGTCGTCGAGCGCGAGGCGGGCGAGAGCCGGTCGTCCCACGAGGAGCGGATCAACGACGTCCTCGCCGACCACGACTACGACCTCGTCTGTCTCGACGGCTACATGCGGATCCTCACCGACACGTTCCTCGACGCACAGCCGACGACGCTCAACGTCCACCCCGCGCTCCTCCCGTCCTTCCCCGGAATGGACGCCTGGAGCGACGCCCTGGACGCCGGCGTCGACCTCACTGGCTGCACCGTCCACGTCGTCACGGACGCGACCGACGAGGACGACGAAGTCGTGGAGGAACTCGTCGACGCCGGCCCGATCGTCACGCAGGAACCAGTCCCGGTCTACGAGGGCGACGAAGAAGACGACCTCAAGGAGCGGGTCCTCTACGAGGGCGAGTTCGCCGCTTACCCCCGCGCAGTCAAGTGGTTCGCCGAAGACCGCGTCGAGGTCGATCGGGAGGCCGGGACCGTTTCGACGCCCGGGAACACCGACGAGCAGCTTCCACTTCGCTTCCTCGCGACCGGCGACCGCGCCGCGGACCTCCGCTACGGCGAGAACCCCCACCAGGACGCCGCGCTCTACGCCGACTACACCTGCGAGGAAGCGACGGTCGTCGGCGCACCCCAACTCAACGAGGGCGCAAAGGCCTGCTCGTACAACAACTACAACGACGCGGACGCGGCGCTCGGCCTCGTCAAGGAGTTCGACGAGCCCGCGGCCGCCGTGATCAAGCACACGAACCCCGCGGGCGCCGCCGTCGCGGACACGCTCGCGGACGCCTACCGCGACGCGCTCTCGACGGACGCCAAGAGCGCCTTCGGCGGGATCGTCGCGCTGAACCGCGAGTGTGACGCCGAGACCGCCGCGGAGATCACCGACTCGTTCAAGGAGGTCGTCGTCGCGCCGGGCTACACCGACGACGCCCTCGACGAACTCTTCGAGAAGGACAACCTGCGCGTCCTCGACGTCGGGAGCCTCGATGCGCCGACCGAGCAGTTCACCGAGAAGCGGCTGGCTGGTGGTCGGCTGGTCCAGGAGCGGGACACGCAGGCGCCGACGGCCGAGGACCTCGAGGTCGTCACCGAGGCCGAACCGACCGACGAGCAGATCGAGTCGATGCAGTTCGCGTGGCAGACGATCAAGCACGTGAAGTCCAACGCCATCCTGTTCGCCACGGGCACCGAGACCGTCGGCGTGGGGGCCGGGCAGGTCTCCCGGGTCGACGCGGTCGAGATCGCGAAGATGAAGGCCGAGAACGACGCCGAGGGCAAGTCCGCTGAGGGCGCCGTGATGGCCTCGGACGCGTTCTTCCCCTTCCCGGACGCCGTCGAGGCGGCCGCCGAAGCCGGCATCGAGGCGATCGTCCAGCCCGGTGGCTCCGTCAACGACGACGACGTGATCGCTGCCGCAGACGAGCACGACGTCGCGATGGTGTTCACCGGCAGCCGGGCGTTCCGACACGACTGA